Proteins found in one Bacillus sp. BGMRC 2118 genomic segment:
- a CDS encoding DUF2905 domain-containing protein: MEISKVLMTLGGILLLIGVIWQFIGRLPGDFVFKKGNVTFYFPIVTSIIVSVLLSVIFYFIGRFK; this comes from the coding sequence ATGGAGATATCTAAGGTTCTAATGACACTTGGAGGTATATTATTATTAATCGGTGTTATTTGGCAGTTTATTGGTAGACTACCCGGTGATTTTGTCTTTAAAAAGGGAAATGTAACGTTTTATTTTCCGATTGTCACATCCATCATCGTCAGTGTTTTACTATCAGTTATCTTTTATTTTATTGGACGATTTAAATGA
- a CDS encoding NUDIX domain-containing protein yields MLKNEIVVVVKGLIKQNNKVLVIKRSSNDEVGAGTWEFVGGKIDFGEKLEEALQREIEEETKLVVTVGQLLYATTFMTKSNRQVVLLTYLCHSVGTEVTLSHEHDDYQWCETDQLHQYLNIEIMMELEKNNCLSYIK; encoded by the coding sequence ATGCTGAAAAATGAAATAGTAGTCGTCGTTAAAGGACTGATTAAACAAAACAACAAAGTGTTAGTAATTAAAAGGTCTTCCAATGATGAAGTCGGTGCAGGAACATGGGAATTTGTAGGAGGAAAAATCGATTTCGGAGAGAAGTTAGAAGAAGCGTTGCAAAGAGAAATTGAAGAAGAGACTAAATTAGTTGTTACTGTTGGCCAACTACTCTATGCAACTACATTTATGACGAAGAGTAATAGGCAGGTGGTTTTGCTAACCTATTTATGTCATTCAGTGGGCACGGAGGTTACATTATCACATGAGCATGATGATTATCAGTGGTGTGAAACAGATCAACTTCATCAGTATTTAAACATTGAGATCATGATGGAATTAGAAAAAAATAATTGTCTCAGCTATATAAAGTAG
- the ruvA gene encoding Holliday junction branch migration protein RuvA, with the protein MIEFVRGTVADVNPEYIVIDHHGLGYLIHTPNPYIYDVSEEKELTVYTYQHVREDTLALYGFASRKERSLFMKLLNVTGIGPKGAMAILAFGRPEQVVGAIEDENEAFLVKFPGVGKKTARQIILDLKGKLSDLVDTGLVQGNVINPDLELGTSSTKELEEALEALKVLGYAEREIKKIKPVLEKETMSTDQYIKLALQQLVQGR; encoded by the coding sequence GTGATTGAATTTGTAAGAGGAACGGTTGCAGATGTGAACCCGGAATATATTGTCATTGATCATCATGGTTTAGGATATTTAATTCATACACCTAACCCTTATATATACGATGTAAGCGAAGAGAAAGAACTCACTGTATATACGTATCAGCATGTACGAGAAGATACATTGGCTTTATATGGTTTTGCTTCAAGAAAGGAACGCAGCTTATTTATGAAGCTTCTTAATGTGACAGGAATTGGCCCAAAAGGAGCCATGGCCATTTTAGCATTTGGACGCCCTGAGCAAGTGGTAGGGGCAATTGAGGATGAAAATGAAGCGTTTCTAGTTAAATTCCCTGGAGTAGGAAAGAAAACAGCCAGACAAATTATCCTTGATTTAAAAGGAAAGTTGTCCGACTTAGTGGATACCGGATTAGTTCAAGGAAATGTGATTAACCCAGATCTAGAACTTGGTACATCTAGTACAAAAGAGTTAGAGGAAGCATTAGAAGCCTTGAAGGTGTTAGGCTATGCAGAGCGTGAAATTAAGAAAATTAAGCCTGTACTAGAAAAAGAAACGATGTCTACGGATCAATATATAAAGCTTGCCTTGCAACAGCTAGTTCAAGGTAGATAG
- a CDS encoding TIGR04086 family membrane protein: METKKMFSAVAFGLLTILVIVLTCSLIFSLLLRFTNMQESSLQWIIMALSFFALFAGGFISGGRGKEKGWLMGGTTALLFTGIVLLYQFLGQETAFSLEQTLYHLGYLATAVFGGIIGVNLSSSSTNA, encoded by the coding sequence ATGGAAACGAAAAAGATGTTTTCTGCAGTAGCTTTTGGTCTTTTGACAATTCTCGTGATCGTTCTTACGTGCAGTCTGATTTTTTCACTCCTCTTACGTTTTACGAACATGCAAGAATCATCATTACAATGGATTATTATGGCTTTATCATTTTTTGCTTTGTTTGCTGGTGGGTTCATCTCAGGAGGACGTGGAAAAGAAAAAGGATGGCTTATGGGTGGAACAACCGCCTTACTATTTACAGGAATTGTTCTCTTGTATCAATTCCTTGGTCAAGAGACAGCCTTTTCTTTGGAGCAAACACTTTATCATTTAGGATATCTAGCAACAGCTGTATTTGGTGGAATTATCGGTGTGAACTTATCGAGTTCATCAACGAACGCATAA
- the safA gene encoding SafA/ExsA family spore coat assembly protein, with product MKIHIVQKGDTLWKIAQKYGVDFEELKQLNSQLSNPDMIMPGMKVKVPSSGVQVKAKEAPFSPSQLVKEKPVKESQVSPVKEAPIQQVKEAPVAPVQPVKEAPVAPIEEVKEPFIDLTPEPLPVVEEVQEAPKAPALPYAPKLPQLPQLEMDINNYYLNVDANFLKGAPKEPKAVSPVQDVPKAPEAPKVPKAPKVPKMPQISPQSTQAPVPPQPPVAPIADEECVPVTGINPGDGFNYNPYMFTQPGFMQPQPGFMQPQPGFMQPQPGFMPNPGYPSMVSPLGDDDLDDMPQMPAYPGAYPNPQNLQGGGMFPQQQMAMGAMNPYPQQLPMGEMNPYSQQLPMGGGNDCGCGGTPMPYGAPFGLQQGYGGTLGYATPSLPRMQGMQGLGAQPGYEVDQGGFAPAPQYPMYGGVPGMQQMPATSELDDDVMGNYGMQPGFNMQQPYMMPGYPQTGMQGFMPQGYSQPQPGMQNVGFPQGSVAGAPASGAQPWGAPGFQGQPVPSQQMQPGLPQGYPGATPQQGVGMPGYPMQGPLGMPNFDDDDDFNL from the coding sequence GTGAAAATCCATATTGTTCAAAAAGGTGATACACTCTGGAAAATTGCCCAAAAATACGGAGTGGATTTTGAAGAACTTAAACAGCTTAATTCACAATTAAGCAATCCAGATATGATAATGCCAGGTATGAAAGTAAAGGTACCTTCATCCGGCGTACAAGTAAAAGCGAAGGAAGCACCTTTCTCACCGAGTCAATTAGTAAAAGAAAAGCCTGTAAAAGAGAGTCAGGTTTCTCCAGTAAAAGAAGCACCAATACAACAGGTTAAGGAAGCGCCAGTGGCACCTGTTCAACCAGTAAAAGAGGCGCCAGTGGCACCAATTGAAGAAGTAAAAGAACCTTTCATTGACTTAACTCCAGAACCACTGCCGGTAGTCGAGGAAGTTCAGGAAGCACCAAAGGCACCCGCCTTACCATATGCTCCTAAATTACCTCAACTGCCTCAACTTGAAATGGACATTAATAATTACTACTTAAATGTGGATGCGAACTTCTTAAAAGGTGCACCAAAAGAGCCAAAAGCTGTCTCTCCTGTACAGGATGTTCCAAAGGCACCGGAGGCACCAAAAGTACCAAAAGCACCTAAGGTACCAAAAATGCCACAAATCTCACCGCAATCCACACAAGCACCAGTACCGCCTCAACCACCAGTAGCACCAATTGCAGATGAGGAGTGTGTACCGGTTACAGGAATAAACCCTGGAGACGGATTCAATTATAATCCATATATGTTCACACAACCAGGATTCATGCAGCCACAACCAGGATTCATGCAACCACAACCAGGATTCATGCAGCCACAACCAGGATTTATGCCAAATCCAGGCTACCCATCAATGGTAAGTCCATTAGGAGATGACGATTTAGATGACATGCCGCAGATGCCTGCTTACCCTGGAGCATATCCAAATCCACAAAATTTACAAGGTGGAGGAATGTTTCCACAGCAGCAAATGGCAATGGGTGCAATGAACCCGTATCCACAACAATTGCCGATGGGCGAAATGAATCCATATTCACAACAATTACCAATGGGTGGTGGCAATGATTGTGGTTGTGGTGGTACTCCAATGCCATACGGTGCACCATTTGGTTTGCAACAAGGCTATGGTGGAACACTTGGATATGCAACACCTTCTTTGCCTCGAATGCAAGGAATGCAAGGATTAGGTGCGCAACCTGGATACGAGGTGGATCAAGGAGGTTTTGCACCTGCACCACAATACCCAATGTATGGTGGAGTGCCAGGAATGCAACAAATGCCTGCAACATCAGAGTTAGATGATGATGTTATGGGGAATTATGGCATGCAACCAGGCTTTAACATGCAGCAGCCATACATGATGCCAGGGTATCCTCAAACAGGAATGCAAGGATTCATGCCTCAGGGCTATTCGCAGCCGCAGCCTGGTATGCAAAATGTTGGTTTTCCGCAAGGTTCGGTAGCGGGGGCACCTGCGTCAGGAGCTCAACCATGGGGAGCACCTGGATTCCAAGGGCAGCCTGTACCGAGTCAGCAAATGCAACCAGGCCTTCCACAAGGATATCCTGGAGCAACTCCTCAACAAGGAGTTGGAATGCCAGGATATCCGATGCAAGGGCCGCTAGGGATGCCAAATTTTGATGATGACGATGATTTCAACTTATAA
- the nadC gene encoding carboxylating nicotinate-nucleotide diphosphorylase: MNKIKLRESLQQFLIEDIGERDVTSSSIFPETEMGEGSIIAKELGILAGVEIIKECLHLFDSKIEVVVNKRDGEMVHPGEVIASIHGPIVYMLNAERIILNLLQRMSGIATLTYKAVKALDSDHTKICDTRKTTPGLRMFEKYAVMCGGGSNHRYGLYDGVMIKDNHIAFSGSITKAVKAVKEKVGHMVKIEVETESKDDVIEAIEAGADVIMFDNRTPSEVSEFIQLVPKHIVTEASGGITIEQLHEYGKTGVDFISLGMLTHSYKALDITFVTGWKRTEELK; this comes from the coding sequence ATGAATAAAATTAAGCTACGAGAAAGTTTGCAACAATTTTTAATAGAGGACATCGGTGAAAGAGATGTTACCTCGTCTTCCATATTTCCTGAGACAGAAATGGGCGAAGGCAGTATCATCGCAAAAGAGCTCGGAATACTTGCAGGGGTCGAAATCATTAAGGAGTGTTTACATCTTTTTGATTCCAAAATTGAAGTAGTCGTTAACAAACGTGATGGTGAAATGGTACATCCCGGTGAGGTGATTGCCAGTATTCATGGTCCTATTGTTTACATGTTAAACGCAGAAAGGATTATCTTAAATCTCCTTCAGCGCATGAGTGGAATTGCAACCTTAACATATAAGGCTGTAAAGGCGTTAGATAGTGACCATACAAAGATATGTGATACGAGAAAAACGACTCCAGGACTAAGAATGTTTGAAAAATATGCGGTGATGTGTGGTGGAGGTAGTAATCACCGCTACGGTCTTTATGACGGTGTTATGATTAAAGACAACCATATTGCTTTCAGTGGTAGTATTACAAAAGCAGTGAAGGCCGTGAAAGAGAAGGTTGGACATATGGTGAAAATTGAAGTTGAGACTGAATCAAAGGATGACGTTATCGAGGCAATAGAGGCAGGTGCTGATGTGATTATGTTTGATAATCGTACACCTAGTGAAGTCAGTGAATTTATCCAGCTAGTACCAAAGCATATTGTCACCGAAGCATCAGGCGGGATTACAATTGAACAGTTACATGAATATGGAAAAACGGGAGTAGATTTTATTTCACTTGGGATGCTTACCCACTCGTATAAAGCATTAGATATTACCTTTGTTACAGGTTGGAAAAGAACGGAGGAGTTAAAGTGA
- a CDS encoding nucleotidyltransferase family protein — MNTSQVLKLIEQDSWMMGILRTAQTLQLPDWWICAGFVRSKLWDTLSKYKDRTALDDIDVVYFDPINQEESIEKYYEQQLTLLLPDIPWSVKNEARMHNVNGSSPYTSKVDAISKFPETATALGVTLTDEGKILLTAPWGLEDVMSFTVRPTPYFKENEHLAFIYEDRMKKKKWEKIWPSVTFEPLRGGKDAEK; from the coding sequence ATGAATACGTCACAAGTGTTGAAGCTTATAGAACAAGATTCATGGATGATGGGAATTTTACGTACAGCCCAAACGTTACAATTACCTGATTGGTGGATTTGTGCCGGGTTTGTACGGTCTAAACTATGGGATACATTGTCTAAATACAAGGATAGAACAGCACTTGATGATATTGATGTGGTATACTTCGATCCAATAAATCAAGAGGAAAGTATCGAAAAATATTATGAACAACAACTCACACTTCTCCTGCCGGATATACCTTGGTCAGTGAAGAATGAAGCTAGAATGCATAATGTTAATGGAAGTAGTCCATATACTTCAAAAGTGGACGCTATTTCTAAATTCCCCGAAACGGCAACTGCTTTAGGAGTGACGTTAACTGATGAAGGGAAAATTCTATTAACTGCGCCATGGGGATTAGAGGATGTGATGTCATTTACGGTAAGACCCACACCATACTTCAAAGAAAATGAACACCTTGCTTTCATCTATGAGGATAGAATGAAAAAGAAAAAGTGGGAGAAAATTTGGCCAAGTGTTACATTTGAACCATTAAGAGGTGGAAAAGATGCTGAAAAATGA
- a CDS encoding Forespore regulator of the sigma-K checkpoint, BofC, which produces MSSLKNDDIAPTAAFEVTSPIKMTLILERIYLDGEVSEEIKEVSIQSMEDFMEEYSSWQMIDQNDEQMVFQKNIDDISPLLKANGYFGITKNGVLTIFNGKPATDKVIQSFFQIDVKKLESHQHEELRKGIPIQSKDKYVEVLEVFKPFSVSSQKN; this is translated from the coding sequence ATGTCATCACTAAAAAATGATGATATAGCCCCAACTGCTGCGTTTGAAGTAACAAGTCCTATTAAAATGACATTAATTTTAGAGCGAATATATTTAGACGGTGAAGTAAGCGAGGAAATCAAGGAAGTATCCATACAATCTATGGAAGATTTTATGGAAGAGTATTCCTCATGGCAAATGATTGATCAAAATGATGAACAAATGGTTTTTCAAAAAAATATAGATGATATTTCTCCATTATTAAAGGCAAACGGATATTTCGGAATTACGAAAAACGGTGTGTTAACAATTTTTAATGGCAAACCTGCAACTGACAAGGTGATTCAATCCTTTTTCCAAATTGACGTTAAAAAGCTTGAAAGTCACCAACATGAAGAATTGAGAAAAGGTATTCCGATTCAGTCTAAAGATAAATATGTTGAAGTGCTGGAAGTATTCAAACCCTTTTCTGTCTCTTCACAAAAGAACTAA
- a CDS encoding DUF421 domain-containing protein: MEYVAIILRTLVVYVLIIIIFRLMGKREIGELSILDLVVFIMIAESAVVGIEDIEKPLIETIIPMGLLMAIQIGLATLSLKSKTLREIIDGKPSVLIENGKIDENEMKRQRYNFDDLLIQLREKNIKNLADVEFAILEPSGKLSVFERDHKEKSTLHLPLIIDGTIQERHLKMLDKTNLWLRQQLKKLGYTNIKEISFCSFDNGIFYIDLKDKK; this comes from the coding sequence ATGGAGTATGTTGCAATCATCCTTCGTACTCTCGTTGTTTATGTATTAATTATCATTATCTTCCGTCTAATGGGGAAAAGAGAAATTGGCGAGCTTAGCATTTTAGATTTAGTCGTTTTCATTATGATTGCTGAATCTGCCGTAGTAGGGATTGAGGATATTGAAAAACCATTAATTGAAACGATTATACCTATGGGGTTATTAATGGCCATACAAATCGGCCTTGCCACGTTATCATTAAAAAGTAAAACCCTTCGTGAAATCATTGACGGTAAGCCTTCTGTTTTAATTGAGAATGGGAAAATTGATGAAAACGAGATGAAGAGACAACGATATAATTTTGATGATCTTCTTATACAGCTGCGAGAGAAAAATATTAAAAACTTAGCAGATGTAGAGTTTGCTATCTTGGAGCCGTCTGGAAAGCTTTCTGTTTTTGAAAGAGACCATAAAGAGAAAAGTACATTACATCTTCCGTTAATCATTGATGGAACCATCCAGGAACGACATTTAAAAATGCTGGATAAGACGAATCTTTGGTTACGACAGCAACTGAAGAAATTAGGCTACACCAACATTAAAGAAATCTCATTTTGCAGCTTTGATAATGGTATCTTCTATATTGATCTAAAAGACAAGAAATAA
- the nadA gene encoding quinolinate synthase NadA codes for MNLLEAMKTHALPDSYKDMTDAEMEQRVQEIKEKFGDRLYIPGHHYQKDEVIQFADTTGDSLQLAQQSAANSKAEFIVFCGVHFMAETADILTDDHQKVILPDMRAGCSMADMANIHQTERAWTKLQHVFGDTILPLTYVNSTAAIKAFCGKNGGATVTSSNAIEMVEWAFTQKERILFLPDQHLGRNTAYDLGVPLSEMAVWNPVTDELEYEGDLTTIKVILWKGHCSVHENFTVHNIEQIRKNHPGMNIIVHPECSREVVSQSDFAGSTKYIIDTINKAEPGTKWAIGTEMNLVKRIITQHPDKEIISLNPHMCPCLTMNRIDLPHLLYSLETLEKGETINIISVEKEIAEYAVVALNRMLARAK; via the coding sequence GTGAATTTACTAGAAGCCATGAAGACACATGCTCTGCCTGATTCATATAAAGATATGACGGATGCAGAAATGGAACAGAGAGTTCAAGAGATTAAAGAGAAGTTTGGAGATAGACTATATATTCCCGGACATCATTATCAAAAGGATGAAGTGATTCAGTTTGCTGATACGACAGGCGATTCTCTTCAGTTAGCACAGCAGTCTGCTGCTAACTCAAAGGCTGAGTTTATCGTATTTTGTGGTGTCCACTTCATGGCAGAAACGGCTGATATTTTAACAGATGACCATCAAAAAGTGATTTTGCCAGATATGAGAGCAGGCTGTTCGATGGCAGATATGGCAAATATTCATCAAACAGAGCGGGCTTGGACGAAATTACAACATGTATTTGGTGATACAATTCTGCCGTTAACGTATGTGAACTCAACAGCTGCAATCAAAGCTTTTTGCGGGAAAAATGGTGGAGCCACCGTTACGTCCTCAAATGCGATAGAGATGGTTGAATGGGCGTTTACACAAAAGGAACGTATATTATTTTTGCCAGACCAGCATCTTGGAAGGAACACAGCTTACGATTTGGGAGTTCCTTTATCTGAGATGGCGGTATGGAATCCCGTTACTGATGAGCTTGAATATGAAGGAGACCTAACGACAATTAAGGTAATCCTATGGAAAGGGCATTGCTCTGTACATGAAAATTTTACGGTTCATAATATAGAACAAATTCGGAAAAATCATCCCGGTATGAATATAATTGTTCATCCAGAGTGCAGCAGGGAAGTTGTTTCACAATCTGACTTTGCAGGATCTACTAAATATATTATTGATACAATCAATAAAGCCGAACCAGGAACGAAGTGGGCCATTGGGACAGAGATGAATTTGGTGAAACGGATTATCACTCAGCACCCAGATAAGGAAATTATTTCATTAAATCCTCATATGTGCCCGTGTTTAACCATGAATCGTATCGATCTACCACACCTTCTCTATTCATTAGAAACATTAGAGAAGGGTGAAACAATTAATATTATCTCGGTCGAGAAAGAGATTGCAGAATATGCGGTAGTTGCGTTAAATCGTATGCTAGCTCGTGCAAAATAA
- the ruvB gene encoding Holliday junction branch migration DNA helicase RuvB, producing the protein MDDRIVSGEASVEEDFLEQSLRPQLLHQYIGQTKVKENLLVFIEAAKMRSETLDHVLLYGPPGLGKTTLAVIIANEMGVNIRTTSGPAIERPGDLAAILTALEPGDVLFIDEIHRLQRSVEEVLYPAMEDFCLDIVIGKGPSARSVRIDLPPFTLVGATTRAGALSAPLRDRFGVLSRLEYYNVEQLATIVDRAASILQVGIVKEATIEIARRSRGTPRIANRLLRRVRDFAQVKGNGNIDEQIAKEALEMLQVDSLGLDHIDHKLIKGIIEKFKGGPVGIDTIAATIGEESHTIEDVYEPYLLQLGFMQRTPRGRIVTELAYRHFQLEVPK; encoded by the coding sequence TTGGATGATCGAATTGTTTCTGGTGAAGCAAGTGTTGAAGAGGATTTTCTCGAGCAATCCCTTCGTCCACAACTGCTTCATCAATACATTGGCCAAACAAAAGTAAAAGAAAATTTACTAGTCTTTATTGAAGCAGCGAAGATGAGAAGTGAAACGTTAGACCATGTATTGCTATATGGTCCACCAGGCTTGGGTAAAACGACACTTGCTGTTATTATTGCGAACGAGATGGGAGTAAATATCCGAACAACTTCTGGCCCAGCTATTGAACGTCCAGGTGATTTAGCAGCGATTTTGACTGCACTTGAACCAGGAGATGTGTTATTTATTGATGAAATCCACCGGCTACAACGTTCAGTGGAAGAAGTGCTATACCCGGCTATGGAAGATTTCTGTCTCGATATTGTCATTGGAAAGGGTCCAAGTGCAAGATCTGTGAGAATCGATTTACCTCCTTTTACATTGGTAGGGGCCACAACCAGGGCAGGTGCCTTATCCGCACCGCTTCGAGATCGATTTGGTGTATTAAGCCGTTTAGAGTATTATAATGTAGAACAGCTGGCAACGATTGTGGACCGTGCTGCTTCTATACTACAAGTAGGTATTGTAAAAGAAGCTACAATTGAGATTGCAAGAAGGTCAAGAGGCACCCCTAGAATTGCCAATCGTTTGTTACGAAGAGTGCGAGACTTTGCTCAAGTAAAGGGAAATGGTAATATTGATGAGCAAATTGCAAAAGAAGCACTGGAAATGCTCCAAGTCGACAGTTTAGGGCTTGACCATATCGACCATAAACTAATTAAAGGTATCATTGAAAAGTTTAAAGGCGGACCAGTAGGAATCGATACGATTGCGGCAACGATTGGGGAAGAATCACACACAATAGAAGATGTGTATGAACCTTATTTATTGCAGCTTGGCTTTATGCAACGAACACCAAGAGGTCGTATTGTTACCGAACTAGCTTATCGTCATTTTCAATTGGAGGTTCCAAAATAA
- the yajC gene encoding preprotein translocase subunit YajC, which translates to MDILTSVGPLILMFAIFYFLLIRPQQKRQKAVQKMQSELKKGDKVVTIGGMHGIVDAIDESTIIIKSGESRLTFDRAAIRDASTN; encoded by the coding sequence ATGGATATCTTAACTTCAGTTGGACCATTAATCTTAATGTTTGCTATTTTTTATTTCCTGCTTATTAGACCACAACAAAAGAGACAAAAGGCAGTACAAAAAATGCAATCTGAGTTGAAAAAGGGTGACAAGGTTGTTACGATCGGCGGCATGCATGGTATTGTGGATGCAATTGATGAGTCAACAATCATTATTAAGTCAGGTGAATCTCGCCTAACGTTTGATCGTGCGGCAATCCGTGACGCTTCAACTAATTAA
- the queA gene encoding tRNA preQ1(34) S-adenosylmethionine ribosyltransferase-isomerase QueA has product MKVELFDFNLPDELIAQTPLLDREASRLMVLHKETGELKHESSFRSILSYLNEGDCLVLNDTRVLPARLFGVKKETGAKVEVLLLKQLEGDKWETLVKPAKRITEGTVVSFGNDKLTATCVGVSEFGGRIFEFTYEGIFLEVLEELGQMPLPPYIQEQLEDKDRYQTVFAREAGSAAAPTAGLHFTDALLENIKKKGVHIAFITLHVGLGTFRPVNADSIEEHDMHAEFYQMTEETANLLNDVRQKGGKIITVGTTSTRTLETIAKQNDGKFVPSSGWTSIFIYPGYEFKGIDAMITNFHLPKSTLIMLISALAGRENVLHAYEEAVKEQYRFFSFGDAMLII; this is encoded by the coding sequence GTGAAAGTTGAGTTATTTGATTTTAATTTACCAGATGAACTAATAGCCCAAACTCCTTTACTAGATCGTGAAGCTTCACGGTTAATGGTTTTACATAAGGAGACGGGAGAGTTAAAGCATGAATCTTCATTCCGTTCTATTTTATCTTACCTTAATGAGGGAGACTGCCTTGTACTAAACGATACACGGGTACTGCCGGCGCGACTTTTTGGTGTGAAGAAAGAAACTGGGGCGAAAGTGGAAGTACTATTGTTGAAACAGCTAGAAGGTGACAAGTGGGAAACGCTTGTTAAGCCGGCTAAACGGATAACAGAAGGAACGGTTGTCTCCTTTGGAAATGACAAACTAACTGCTACTTGTGTGGGCGTTAGTGAATTCGGAGGTAGAATTTTTGAGTTTACGTATGAAGGAATCTTCCTGGAAGTATTAGAAGAATTAGGTCAAATGCCTCTTCCTCCATATATTCAAGAACAGCTTGAGGATAAGGATCGTTATCAGACAGTATTTGCAAGAGAAGCTGGATCTGCAGCAGCCCCTACAGCGGGACTACATTTTACAGATGCTTTGCTTGAGAATATTAAGAAAAAAGGCGTACATATTGCATTTATTACCTTGCACGTTGGTCTAGGTACGTTTAGACCTGTTAATGCTGATTCGATTGAAGAACATGACATGCATGCTGAGTTTTACCAAATGACAGAAGAAACAGCTAATTTGCTGAATGACGTTCGTCAAAAAGGTGGAAAAATTATTACAGTAGGGACAACTTCTACCCGTACACTTGAAACCATTGCGAAACAAAATGACGGGAAGTTTGTACCATCATCAGGCTGGACTAGTATTTTTATTTATCCAGGGTATGAATTCAAGGGAATTGATGCAATGATTACAAACTTTCATTTACCAAAATCGACATTAATCATGCTTATCAGTGCATTAGCAGGAAGAGAAAATGTCCTACATGCGTATGAAGAAGCAGTAAAGGAACAATATCGATTCTTTAGCTTTGGAGATGCAATGTTAATTATTTAA
- the tgt gene encoding tRNA guanosine(34) transglycosylase Tgt: MAAITYELIKTCKQTGARLGRVHTPHGSFETPVFMPVGTLATVKTMSPEELVQMGANIILSNTYHLWLRPGHEIIREAGGLHKFMNWDRAILTDSGGFQVFSLSDLRKIEEEGVHFRNHLSGEKLFLSPEGAMDIQNALGSDIMMAFDECPPYPAEFDYMKKSVERTSRWAERCLTAHKRPQDQGLFGIVQGGEYEELRKQSANDLVSLDFPGYAIGGLSVGEPKDVMNRVLEFTTPLLPSNKPRYLMGVGSPDSLIDGAIRGVDMFDCVLPTRIARNGTLMTSEGRLVVRNAKYERDFGPLDPNCDCYTCKNYSRAYIRHLIKCNETLGLRLTTYHNLHFLLKLMEQVRQAIREDRLGDFREEFFEAYGFNKPNAKNF, translated from the coding sequence ATGGCAGCTATCACATATGAATTAATCAAAACTTGTAAACAAACGGGAGCAAGACTTGGAAGAGTACATACCCCACATGGTTCGTTTGAGACACCTGTATTTATGCCAGTAGGAACATTAGCAACTGTAAAAACGATGTCTCCGGAAGAACTGGTTCAAATGGGTGCAAATATTATATTAAGTAATACGTATCATTTATGGTTAAGACCAGGACATGAAATCATTCGTGAAGCGGGTGGTCTTCATAAATTTATGAACTGGGACCGTGCGATTTTAACTGATTCTGGTGGATTCCAAGTATTCAGCTTAAGTGATCTTCGAAAGATTGAAGAAGAAGGGGTACATTTTAGAAACCATCTAAGTGGAGAAAAGTTATTTTTGTCACCAGAAGGGGCAATGGATATTCAAAATGCACTTGGCTCAGACATCATGATGGCGTTTGATGAATGTCCACCATATCCTGCTGAATTTGACTATATGAAAAAGTCAGTTGAACGTACAAGCAGATGGGCTGAGCGTTGCTTAACGGCTCATAAAAGGCCTCAAGATCAAGGATTATTTGGGATTGTACAAGGCGGGGAGTATGAAGAGCTTCGAAAGCAAAGTGCTAACGATTTAGTTTCTCTCGATTTCCCGGGTTATGCCATTGGAGGATTATCTGTAGGGGAACCTAAAGATGTTATGAATCGTGTGCTGGAGTTCACTACACCGCTATTACCATCAAACAAACCACGTTATCTTATGGGAGTTGGATCACCTGATTCATTAATTGATGGAGCCATTCGTGGTGTTGATATGTTCGACTGTGTGCTTCCGACGAGGATTGCTCGTAACGGAACACTTATGACGAGTGAAGGTCGCTTAGTTGTTCGTAATGCCAAGTACGAACGAGATTTCGGTCCATTAGATCCTAATTGTGACTGCTATACATGTAAAAATTACTCTAGAGCCTATATCCGTCACTTAATTAAATGTAATGAAACATTAGGATTAAGACTTACGACTTATCATAACCTGCATTTTCTGTTAAAATTAATGGAACAGGTTAGACAAGCAATACGAGAAGATCGCCTAGGTGACTTCAGAGAAGAATTCTTTGAAGCGTATGGATTTAATAAGCCGAATGCTAAAAATTTTTAG